A single window of Zea mays cultivar B73 chromosome 10, Zm-B73-REFERENCE-NAM-5.0, whole genome shotgun sequence DNA harbors:
- the LOC103642472 gene encoding ras-related protein Rab7: protein MSAAHRRSFNTLDTWHDEFLNQADPSDPQRFPFILVGNKIDSDGGSKRMVPEKKAREWCASKGDIPYFETSAKEDHNVDTAFLCIASLALEHEHDQDIYFKTVAEQVPDTEQTSRCVC from the exons ATGTCGGCTGCACATAGGAGAAGCTTTAATACGCTCGATACCTGGCATGATGAGTTCCTCAATCAA GCTGACCCATCGGATCCTCAGCGCTTTCCGTTCATTTTGGTCGGGAACAAGATTGATTCAGATGGCGGGAGCAAACGGATG GTTCCTGAGAAGAAAGCAAGGGAATGGTGCGCCTCCAAGGGCGATATTCCATACTTCGAGACCTCTGCGAAGGAGGACCACAACGTCGACACTGCTTTCCTATGCATCGCTAGCCTCGCCTTGGAGCATGAGCATGACCAAGACAT TTACTTCAAGACAGTTGCGGAACAAGTCCCGGACACTGAACAGACAAGCAGATGTGTTTGCTAG